The Pseudoxanthomonas sp. SL93 genome segment TCCTGGTGCACGAACGGCTCGCCATCGTCGATCCGGCGGGCGGTTCGCAGCCCCTGCTGTCCGAGGACGGAGGCTTGGCGCTGGCCGTCAATGGCGAAATCTACAACCACCGCGAACTGAAGAAGGCGCTGGCCCAGCCCTATGCGTTCCAGACCGGCTCGGACTGCGAAGTCATCAATGCCCTGTACCGCGAGGACACACCGGCGTCGTTCCTCAACCGCCTCAACGGCATCTTCGCGTTCGCACTATGGGACAAGGCCAAGGGCAGGGTGCTGGTCGCGCGCGACACGATGGGCGTCTGCCCGCTGTACTGGGGCCATGACCGTGAGGGCCGCCTGCGCGTGGCGTCGGAAATGAAATCGCTGGTCGACAGCTGTGCCGACGTGGCGCAGTTCCCGCCGGGCCACTATTACGACAGTGCCAGCGGCGAGCTGGTGAAGTACTACCAGCGTCCCTGGCGCGACTACGACGCGGTCGCCGACGTGGAAGTGGACCGGCAGGAGCTGCGCGAGGCCTTCGAGCGGGCCGTGCACCGGCAGCTGATGACCGACGTGCCGTATGGCGTGCTGCTGTCGGGCGGGTTGGATTCGTCGCTGGTCACCGCGGTGGCCGCGCGCTATGCGCGCCATCGCATCGAGGAGGACGACAAGTCCGAAGCCTGGTGGCCGCGCCTGCATTCGTTCGCGATCGGACTGAAGGGTTCGCCCGATCTCGCGGCGGCGGCGGTTGCCGCGCAGGCGCTGGATACCGTGCACCACGGGTTCGAATACACCTTCGAGGAAGGACTGGACGCATTGCCGGAGGTCATCCGGCACATCGAAACCTACGACGTCACCACCATCCGCGCCTCCACGCCGATGTACCTGCTGGCGCGCCGCATCAAGGCGATGGGCGTGAAGATGGTCCTGTCCGGTGAAGGGTCGGACGAGATCTTCGGCGGCTACCTGTACTTCCACAAGGCACCCAACGCGCGCGAATTCCATGAGGAACTGGTGCGCAAGCTGGATGCGCTCCACAACTACGACTGCCTGCGCGCCAACAAGTCGATGATGGCGTGGGGCGTGGAGCCGCGCGTGCCGTTCCTGGACCGCGAGTTCATGGACGTGGCGATGCGGATGGACGCACGCTACAAGATGGTGGAAAAGCGCAGCACCGGGCCGGAACGCATGGAAAAAGGCATCCTGCGCGCCGCGTTCGAAGGTTATCTGCCCGATTCCATCCTGTGGCGCCAGAAGGAGCAGTTCAGCGATGGCGTGGGCTATGGCTGGATCGACGGGCTGAAAGCGCATGCCGAAGCACAGGTGAGCGATCGCGAGCTGGCCGCTGCCGCCAGGCGCTTCCCGGTCAATCCGCCGCTGACCAAGGAGGCCTACTACTACCGCAGCCTGTTCGAACAGTTCTTCCCGACACCGGCCGCGGCGGAGACGGTGCCTGGCGGCAAGTCCATCGCGTGTTCGTCGCCGGCGGCCATCGCATGGGATGCCAGCTTCGCGAACGCCGCCGATCCTTCCGGTCGCGCCGTCGCGGGCGTGCACGAGTCGGCCCTGCAGGCCTCGCCGACATGACGCCGTCCGAGGTCGTCCGCGAATGGGTCCGCCGTTTCAACGCGGCCGATGTGGAGGGACTGGCCACGCTCTATGCGGAAGATGCGGTCAACCACCAGGTGGTGACCGATCCGTTGCATGGCCGCGCGGCGATCACGTCGCTGTTCCGCACCGAATTCGCGCGCGCCACGATGGTCTGCGAGGTGGAGCAGATCCTGCAGGACGGCGAGTGGGCCGTGCTGGAGTGGCGCGATCCGCTGGGATTGCGCGGCTGCGGATTCTTCCATGTCCGGAATGACCGCATCGTCTTCCAGCGCGGCTACTTCGAGCAGCTCAGCTTCTTCCGGCAGCAGGGCCTGCCGGTACCGGATCGCTATCTGGCCTGAGCGCGGGTGGCCAGCCGCATCAGTTGACCTTCGGTCGCAGCGTGAGCGTGTATGCCGCGGTGCCCGGCAGGAAGGGCGTCGGGCGGCCGTGCACCCAGTCGTCATGGCCGGCGCCCCAGAACGGCGACATCGGGTGGCCACTCTGGCCGCCCGGCATGTGGATGATGCCGTCGGCTTCGTGCCCCGGCGACACCACCATGCGTTCGGACGCACCGAACGCAGGGCCTTGCACGCGCGGCATGGCGCCATCTCCGTCGAGGGGCTCGGCCGGCATGCAGAGCGAAGACTTGATGGCGCCGGGCAGGGCATTGGCGAGCGGGTGGCAGATCTTCGCGCTGTTGCGTTCGCCCCAACTGCGTTGTGCCAGCGGACCCGTTTCCGACAGGTCGTCGCGGACTTCACTGGCGGCATCTTCCATCAGGGCTTCCCAGCTGTCGAAGCGGCGCGACAGCAGGTGCATGGGGCGCTGTTCCAGCAACGGCCACACGATGCCTTCCAGTTGCGGCAGGTCGGGCATGATGAAGTCATCGCCCAGCGCCGCCTGCGCGGGCGCCGTCAGACCATCGGCGATGCGCGCATGCACGGCAAGGCGCCACGCACGCACGATGCGGTAGCTGACGGAGTCGGCGCTGGCGCGTCCTTCCCAGGTCTTGCCGGCCTCGGCGAGTGCCTTCATCGGGGAGCCCGCTGGTCGCCGCTTCGCTTCGTCCTGCAACAGGTCCCACCAGCGCTGCAGGAACAACGCGCGGTCGTCCAGCTGGATGGCCAGCAGATCCTTTTCGGTGAAGGTCTCCCTGGCGAACAATCCGTCGCGGATCTGCTTCGCGCGCGCGCCCAGCGCGTAGCCGCCGTCCCCTGCGCGCGCCAGCGCCGCGCCGTCCAGCACGCGTGCATTCGCGGTCCACAGACGGTGCTGGGTGGGCGCGGTGAGCACGGGTGCCAGCTGGGTGGACGTATCCCATGGCAGGCAGGCGATCGGCGCCGCCGCGGCGGCGTCCACGGCCGCTGCCGTGTCCTGCAGCGGTGACGGGCAGGCACCCGCGCGCGACGCCAGCGGCCCCAGGATGCGCCACGCGATGCGTCCGTTGTGGTCGGCGATGATCAGGTTCTGCGCGGGTGTCGCGGTGCGCTGCGCCACGGCGAGCGCGGCGGAAAGATCTCCTGCGCGTGCGAAATCGGACAGGCCGAAGTTCAAGGCACCCGGCTGGTGAGCCACCCAGCGCAGGGCAAGCGCGGGCCGGCTCGCGCCGGCTTCATGCATCACGGGTCCGTAGCGGCTCTCCGTTACCTCGAAACCGACGGCGTCCTGTCCGGCCACCTTGATGCTCTCCTGATGGCGCACGACCGCATCGCAGCCGGCCGCCGGTGGCGCGCCCTTGCCGCAGGGCCGCACCGGATACCAGTCCGCGGTATCCGCATAGCTGTTGGTGAAGCCCCACGCGACATGGCCGTTGCTGCCCACGATGACGGCCGGCAGGCCGGGCAGGGTGAAGCCGGAAACATCCACCCTGCCACCCGGCGCGCGGACATCCGGATAGCGCAGGCGTGCGCGGAACCAGATGTTGGGCGCGCGCAGGCCCAGGTGCATGTCGTCGGCGACGATGGCGCGGCCATCCGTTGTCAGGGCGCCGGCGACCGCCCAGTTGTTGCTGCCGGGCGTGCCCTTGTCGGCCAGGCGCCGATGCGTGGCGGCGTCGGGCATGGGCAGCTTGCGGAGATCCACCTGCTCCGCCGTCGGCAGCACGGCATTGCCGCGCGCTTCCCCGAACAGCGGGGCATCCCACTCGGTACCGTCATGCATGAGCAGTTGGTGCAAGGAGGACGGCACGTGCTGGCCGATCTTCCACAGCCCCAGTTCGCGCACGTTCTGCGAATCCTGCAGGTCGAAGTACATCGCATACCCGGTCAATGCCGAATCCAGGGCCTCCCAGCGCCGCGGCGTCTGCCGCAGCAGCAGGTACGGCCAGGGACGCGAGCGCAGGGCGCCCAGCCCGGCGTTGACGCCGTCGGCATAGGCTTGCAGTTGCGGCAGGCGATCGCCGGCGAAAGCCTCCAGGTCCTTGCCCACGCGCGCGCGGATCCGATGCACGCGCCGCTCCTTGTCCAGGTTGACCGCGATGGGGCCGAACAGCTCCGCCAGTTCACCCGCGGACGTACGGCGCATCAGGTCCATTTCGAAGTAGCGCTCCTGCGCGTGGACGTATCCCAGCGCCCGCAGCGCATCCGCTTCGCTGGCGGCGTCGATCGTCACCACGCCCAGTGCGTCGCGCTCGATCGACACGGGTGCCGTCAGGCCCGTCAGGGCCACTTCGCCCTCCAGCCGGGGCAGGCTGCCCCGCACCAGCCACCACGCCACCAGCACTGCCACGACGATGAGGGCCAACAGCAGCAGCGCGATGCGCCGGGTCCACCTGAGCATTGCGGAGTCCTTGTGGTCGGGAAGTCGGGGGCGGCCGATTATTCCACGGAAGCCATGACCGTCGTCGCCCCGGTGCGATGACGAACGCGAGTGATTCCGATTCGGTCATCGCGTGGCGCGATGGGTCATCATGCGCGCCTGATCAGCGGAGCTCCCCCATGAAAGGTCATCCCGACGTCGTCGACTACCTGAAGCAACTGCTGCGTGGCGAACTGGCCGCGCGCGACCAGTACTTCATCCATTCCCGCCGTTACGAGGACCAGGGACTGAAGGCGCTGTACACGCGGCTCGACCACGAGATGCAGGAAGAGACCCAGCATGCCGATGCATTGCTGCGCCGCATCCTGTTCCTGGAGGGCGACCCGGACATGCAGCCGACGCCGTTCGTGCCGGGCAAGACCGTGGAGGAAATGCTCCAGCGCGACCTGGAAGTCGAATACGAAGTCCGCGCCGCCCTCGCGAAGGGCATGGCCCTGTGCGAGCAGCACGGCGACTACGTCACCCGTGACATGCTGCTGGCGCAGCTGCAGGATACCGAGGAAGACCACGCGCACTGGCTTGAGCAGCAGCTGGGCCTGATCAAGCGCCTGGGCATCCAGCTGTACCTGACCTCCAAGCTGGACGAGAAGGGCGTCGGCGAATAAGCAGCGACGTCAGGCCCGGCGCAGGCGATAGACCGCCGTTTCCAGCGCGCTCAGGCCTTCTTCGCGGAAGCGCGGCTCCTGGTCCAGGATGTCGCGCCGCTCCAGCAAGGTGTGCCGCCACGGAGCGGCGAACAGTGTCTCGACTTCCTGCTGCGCCACCGAAAACGGCGGACCCGCCTTCTCGGCCTGCGCGTACTCGAGCGTGATCAACAGCCCCTGGCAGCCGGCAGGCAGCGATGCGTAGACCGTATCGCGATAGCGCAGGCGCAGGTCCGGCGGCAGTGCGATGAGGGCGGCGCGGTCGTACACGCCGGCCACGTCGGCGAGCAGGGCCGGGTCGAGCGCAAAGGCGTCGCCCAGGATGATCTCCACCGGCCCCGCGCTGAAATGCTCGCCGTAGCGGGTCGTAGTGCGTACGGGCTCCAGCCCGGCTTCCTCGAAGAACTGTGTCACCGCCAGCGGCGACAGCTCCACCCCGAGTACGCGATGGCCCTGCGCGGCCAGCCAGTGCATGTCCAGCGACTTGCCGCACAGCGGCACCAGCACGCGGCTGCCTGCGGACAGCTGCAGTGACGACCAGTGCTTTTCCAGCAGCGGCATCACGTCGTCGCGGTGGAAGCCGATCTGGCCTTCCTGCCAGCGCTGCAGCCAGAAGTCGGCGTCCATCTTCATGCTCCTCGTCGCGATCTCTTCGCTCTCAGTGTCCGAGCGCGATGACCCTGGCGGTCACTCGGTCACGGGGATTGTATGGCGAGCCGTCGACTCGTCGTAGCAGACGACGCAAACGATGGCCATGCCATTGTACTGTTTGAAGGCGTCTGTCATCCCGCCTTCAAGCTGGAACGTCTCCTCGCAGCGGTGGCACCACGCTTGGAGATCATGGGGGTCGCCGTTGTTCTCGACAAAACCGCACGGAGCAGGATCCCGTTGAACCAGGTGCCTGCAGACCACGGCTGAAACCCGTTTTCCATGCGGGCCGCAGTCAATCATCATCGGTTCGGTCGCGGTCATCGGTTACATATACCTACTGGATCACGAGTCCCATCGACCTTCTGCCGCGCCCCCTGGAACAAGGGCGAAGAAGATGGCGGACGCGCCGCAGCGCGCCCGTGCGCTGAACTATTGGACTTCCAGTCCATCGACTTTCTGCCACCCCCGCGGCAACAACCCGCCCCGGCTCGCACGCGCGCCGACATACTCGTCCAGGTCCTTGAACGACAGGCTCATCGTGCGCTGCCCGCTCTTCACCAGCAGGGTGCTGCCCGGGGAGACGGCGGCAATGGCGACCACGCGTTCGGTGCCCAGCTTGGCCTTCGGGATCTCGATGATCTTGTTGCCTTTGCCCTTGTCCAGTTCCGGCAGGTCGCTGATCGGGAACGCCAGCAGGTGGCCAGCACTGGTCACCGCGACGATGCGGTCGGCTTCGGTGTTCGCCACCGGTGCGGGCTGCAGCACTTTCGCGCCCGCGGTCAGGTTGAGCATCGCCTTGCCGGCCTTCTGGCGGCCGGTGAGGTTCTCGAAGCGGGTCACGAAGCCGTACCCGTGCGACGACGCCAGCACGAAGCGCGCATCGTTGTCGCCGGTGGCCAGCGTCTGGAACGAGGCGCCCGGTGCCGGCGAGAAGCGGCCCGTCAAGGGCTCGCCGTTCCCGCGCGCGGAGGGCAGGGTGTGCACGGCGGTCGAGTAGCTGCGCCCCTCGGAGTCGAGGAACGCCACCTGCTGCGTGCTGCGCGAGCGGACCGCGCCGAGCAGGCTGTCGCCGTCCCGGTACGACAGCGTGGCCGCATCCACGTCGTGGCCCTTGGCCGCGCGGATCCAGCCCTTCTCCGACAGCACCACCGTCATCGGCTCGCTGGCGACCAGTTCGGTCTCGTCCAGTGCCTGCGCCGCATCGCGCTGCACCAGCGGCGACATGCGCGCGTCGCCGAACTTCTTCGCGTCGGCGGTCAGCTCGTCCTTGATCAGTTTCTTCAGCTTGGCCTTGGAATCCAGCGTGGCGATCAGCTTTTCGCGCTCGGCGGCCAGTTCATCCTGCTCGCCGCGGATCTTCATCTCCTCCAGCCGCGCCAGCTGCTTGAGCCGGGTTTCCAGGATGTAGTCCGCCTGTTCCTCGCTCAGGGCGAAGCGTGCGATCAGCGCGGCCTTGGGCTCGTCCTCGGTGCGGATGATGCGGATCACTTCGTCCAGGTTGAGGAAGGCGACCAGCAGGCCCTCCAGCAGGTGCAGGCGGCGCTCGACCTTTTCGAGGCGATGCTTCAGGCGACGGGTGACCGTGTCGCTGCGGAACGCCAGCCACTCGGTCAGCAGCGTCTTCAGGTTCTTGACCTGCGGACGGCCATCCAGGCCGATGATGTTCAGGTTGACCCGGTAGCTCTTCTCCAGGTCGGTGGTGGCGAACAGGTGGCCCATCAACTGTTCGGCATCCACGCGGTTGGAGCGCGGGATCAGCACCACGCGCACCGGGTTGGCGTGGTCGGATTCGTCGCGGATGTCTTCCAGCCACGGCAGCTTCTTCGCGCGCATCTGCGCGGCGATCTGCTCGATCACCTTCGACGGCGACACCTGGTAGGGCAGGGCGTCGATCACCAGGTTGCCGTTGTCCTTGCGCCAGGTGGCGCGCGCGCGGACGCTGCCGTTGCCGGTTTCGTACATGGTGCGCAGGTCGGCGGGCGCGGTGATGATCTCGGCATGGCTGGGATAGTCCGGGCCGCGCACGTGCTCGCACAGGTCGGCCACCGTCGCATCCGGATCGTCGATCAGGCGGATGCACGCGCTGACGATCTCGTTGAGGTTGTGCGGCGGCACGTCGGTGGCCATGCCCACGGCGATGCCGGTGGTGCCATTGAGCAGCAGGTGCGGCAGGCGTGCCGGCAACCAGGTGGGTTCTTCCAGCGTGCCGTCGAAGTTGGGCGTCCAGTCCACCGTGCCCTGGCCCAGTTCGCCCAGCAGCACCTCCGCGATCGGGGTCAGCTTGGATTCGGTGTAACGCATGGCCGCGAACGACTTCGGGTCGTCGGTCGAGCCGAAGTTGCCCTGGCCTTCGATCAGCGGATAGCGGTACGAGAACGGCTGCGCCATCAGCACCAGCGCCTCGTAGCACGCGCTGTCGCCATGCGGGTGGTACTTGCCGATGACGTCGCCGACGGTGCGGGCGGACTTCTTGGGCTTTGCGCCGGCATTGAGCCCCAGCTCGCTCATCGAATAGATGATGCGCCGCTGTACCGGCTTCAGCCCGTCACCGATGAAGGGCAGGGCGCGGTCCAGCACCACGTACATGGAGTAGTCGAGGTAGGCGCGCTCGGCGTACTCGCGCAGCGGGATCTGCTCGAAGCCGTGGAAGGTGGGGCGGATCGTTTCGGTCATTGCGGAAGGCAGTCTGTGGATCGTGATTGACCCGGCCATTCTACCCGTCGCCCCGTGTCAGCCGTTGCTTCCCGGCAGCAGTGGACCATCCAGCCACAGCCAGCGGGCCAGCCAGGCCGTGGTGAACGCGATGGCGAGGGTCAGCGGAATGCCTACCCGCAGGAAGTCGCCGAAGGTGTATCGGCCCGGGTTGAGGATAAGCAGGTTGCCATGGTGGCCGATCGGCGTCAGGAACGAGGCCACCGCGCCCATTGCCGTGCAGACCACGAACGGCACCGGGTCCAGGCCCAGGCTGCTGGCCAGCGCCAGTGCGATGGGCGCCAGCAGCACCGTGGTGGCCGCGTCGGACAGGATCTGCGTCAGCAGGGCGGCGGTGCCGAACATCACCAGCAGCAGGGCAAGGGGCGACCAATGGGCTGCGTGGTTGAGCAGCAGGTCGGCCACCAGCGCTGCCGTGCCCGTCTTCTCCATGGCGATGCCCATCGGGATGACGCCGGCGATCATCACGAAGATGCGCACGTCGATCTCCTGATATGCGCGTTCGATGTCCACGCAGCGTGTCAGGACCATCGCCACCGCGCCTGCGAGGAAAGCGACATGCGGTGGCAGCAGCTCGGTAGCGGCGGCCGTTACCGCGGCCGCCATGATCAGCAGGGCCACCGGCGCGCGGCGGCGCGGTTTCTCATGGCCGCCGAACGGCATCAGCATCAGGAAGCCATGGTGCGTCGCCAACGGTTCGAAGTTCTGCTGCTGGCCCCACAACACCAGCAGGTCGCCTTCTTGCAGCACCATCTCCGACAGTTCGCCGTGCAACCAGCCTTCCCGGCGCCACAGGCCAACCACCACGACGCTCAGATTGCGCAGGAAATCGATGTCGGCCACGCTGCGGCCGACGAATTCCGAATGCGGCGCCACCACGGCCTGTACCAGTTGCTCCTCGCCCAGTGCCTCGGTCTTCGGGTCTTCGCCGGGCTTCTCGCCGTACTTGGCCACGGCATGCAAGGCCAGGCCAGGCTCGTTGCGGATGGAGGCGATCTCGTCGGGTGAAGCGCGCACCAGCAGCACGTCGCCCTCGGCCAGCCTGCTGTCCGGGCGCTGGTTGCGGCGGCGCATGCCATGGCGCAACCAGTCCACCACCTGCAGCCTGCCGTCGAACGCCTCCGCGAATTCGCCGCGGGTCTTGCCTACCCAGGGCGACGCTTCCTGCACCAGCAGTTCGGTGTAGTAGCGGTCAAGTTTCAGGTAGTCGCCCTGTGGCGTTTCGCCCTCGCGCCTGGGCAACAGCCAGCGGCTCAGCAACATGTAAGCCGTGCCAAGCACCACCAGCGCGGCGCCGATCGGGGTGACGGCGAAGATGTCCAGTGCAGGGAGGCCGGCACGCTTGATCAGATCGTTGGACAGGAGGAACGCTGGTGCGCTGAACAAGGTCAGCGTCGTGCCGAGCGAAGCCGCCAGCGACATCGGCATCAGCAGGCGTGAAGCCGCCAGCTTCTGTTCGCGCGCGATCCGCATCAGGATGGGCAGCATCATCGCGGTGACCATCACGTGGTGCGAGAACGCAGCCAGCGCCGCGGTGGCGGGCATGACGACGGCGATGGTGCGCCACTCGCTACCCCCTGCCGCCCGGCCGATGCCGGCACCAATGCGATCGGTGATGCCGGTGGCCGACAGGCCCGCCGAAAGCACGAAAACCGCCGCCACGATGATCGCCGGCTCGCTGGCGAAGCCCGACAACGCGTCCCTGGGTTCCAGGATGCCCGTCAGCGTCAGCGCAAGCAGGGCAAGCAAAGCCACCAGGTCGATGCGCAATCTTTCACTGATGAACAGCACCAGCGTGATCGCCAGGATGGACAGGAAGAGGATCTGTTGAAGTTCCATCCGCGAGAATCCGTATCACTTCGGCAGCGATGGGCGTTCGACTCTAACGCGCTGACGGACGCGTGTGCAGGGTGCAAGGCCTTCGTCGGCCGCAGGACAGCAGAGATCGCGTTTGATCGGCGCTAACGAAAAACCCCCGCTTGCGCGAGGGTCTCGTTATGCGTGGTGCCCAGGAGAGGACTCGAACCTCCACGGTTTTACCCGCTAGTACCTGAAACTAGTGCGTCTACCAATTCCGCCACCTGGGCAGGTGTGCAGGGCGCGAATTTTGGTGGGTACGCGCAGGATTGTCAACGCCTGATTTCGCGCGGCGTTATTCGGCCGGGGTGTACCATGGCCGGATGACCAGAAAAACCACGAGTGGCGGCGGTAAAACGCCAGCAGGAAAGTCCGGCAAATCCAGCGGTGCTGGCGCACGCGGGCATCAGGGCGGTACATCCGCCAAGTCCGGCAAGCCGGCGAAGAAATCGTTGCCCCCCTGGATGCCCGACCTGCCCGCCGGCAAGCCGCCGGCACGCGGCAGATCCGCGCCCGCGGCGCGAAGCCAAGGGCCGCGGCGCTCGCCATCCCCGGGGGGCGGCATCCACGACCCCCACGCCGCGCGCGAAGCGCAACGCTATGAGCAACCCATCGCCAGTCGCGAGGCCATCCTGGCCTTCCTGGAAGCCGCGGATGGTCCACAGACCGCAGAGCAGATCGCCGGTCCGCTTGGCCTGGACGCACCCGACCGCTTCGACGCGCTGAACAAGCGGCTGGGGGCGATGGTCCGCGATGGCCAGCTGGTGCAGAACCGGCGTGGCGGTTTCGCCCCGGTGGAGCAGACCGACCTGATCGCCGGCGTGGTGATCGCCAATCCGGACGGCTTCGGTTTCCTGCGCCCGGAGGCGGGGGGCGACGATCTGTTCCTGCCGCCCTATGAAATGCGCAAGGTCATGCATGGTGACCGCGCGCTGGCCAACGTCACCGGCATCGACCACCGTGGCCGCCGCGAGGGCAGCATCGCGCGCGTACTGGAGCGCCGCCTCAACCGCCTGATCGGCCGTTTCAGCCTGGAGGCCGGCATCGCCTACGTGGTGCCGGACGACAAGCGCATCCAGCGCAACGTCCAGGTGCCGCAGGATGCCACCGGCGGTGCGCGCGATGGCCAGCTGGTGGTGTGCGAACTGACCCAGGCGCCGGACGCGCGCCGTCCACCCATCGGCCGCATCATCGCCGTGCTGGGCGACAGCCTGACGCCTTCGCTGGTGGTGGAAGCGGCCATCCATGGCCACGACCTGCCGCACGAATTCCCGCAGGAAGTGCTGGACGAAGCCACCGCCGTGCCGCTGGTGATCGAGCCTTCGATGATCGGCAACCGCGTCGACCTGCGCGACATGCCGCTGGTCACCATCGACGGTGCCGATGCCAAGGACTTCGACGATGCCGTGTATTGCGAAAGCAACCGGCAAGGCCTGCGCATGAAGAACCGCAGCGGCTACCGCCTGGTGGTCGCCATTGCCGACGTATCGCATTACGTGCGTCCCGGCACCCCGCTGGACGACGAGGCGCAGAAGCGTGCGACCTCGGTGTACTTCCCGGGTTTCGTGGTGCCCATGCTGCCGGAGACCTTGTCCAACGGCATCTGCTCGCTGAACCCCAACGTGGACCGCATGTGCTTCGTCTGCGACATGCAGGTGAACAGCGAAGGCGAAGTCACCCAGTCCAAGTTCTACGAGGCCGTGATGCGTTCGCACGCCCGCCTGACCTACGACCAGGTCTGGAAGGCGGTCGGCGAGAACGATGCCGAGTCACGCGCGTCCATTGGCGCGCTGCTGCCGCAGGTCGAGCGCCTGCACGAGCTGTATGGCCTGTTGGCGAAGGCACGCGAGAAGCGGGGCGCGATCGAGTTCGAGACCTCCGAGGTCCGGTTCGAGCTGGACAACCGCGGGGAAGTCACCCAGGCCGGCATGTTGCAGCGGAACGACGCGCACAAGCTGATCGAGGAGTGCATGATCGCGGCCAACGTGGAAGCGGCCAGGTATCTGCTGGGCGCGCGCATTCCCGCGCCTTACCGCGTGCACGACCGGCCGCCGGAATCGAAGTACGCCGACCTGCTGGAGTTCCTGAAGGAGTTCAAGCTGAGCCTGCCGCCGTGGGCCAAGGTGCAGCCCCGCGATTTCACCCAGCTGCTGAAGAAGATCCGCGAGCGTCCCGATGTGGCCCTGCTGGAGTCGGTGGTACTGC includes the following:
- the bfr gene encoding bacterioferritin produces the protein MKGHPDVVDYLKQLLRGELAARDQYFIHSRRYEDQGLKALYTRLDHEMQEETQHADALLRRILFLEGDPDMQPTPFVPGKTVEEMLQRDLEVEYEVRAALAKGMALCEQHGDYVTRDMLLAQLQDTEEDHAHWLEQQLGLIKRLGIQLYLTSKLDEKGVGE
- the parC gene encoding DNA topoisomerase IV subunit A; amino-acid sequence: MTETIRPTFHGFEQIPLREYAERAYLDYSMYVVLDRALPFIGDGLKPVQRRIIYSMSELGLNAGAKPKKSARTVGDVIGKYHPHGDSACYEALVLMAQPFSYRYPLIEGQGNFGSTDDPKSFAAMRYTESKLTPIAEVLLGELGQGTVDWTPNFDGTLEEPTWLPARLPHLLLNGTTGIAVGMATDVPPHNLNEIVSACIRLIDDPDATVADLCEHVRGPDYPSHAEIITAPADLRTMYETGNGSVRARATWRKDNGNLVIDALPYQVSPSKVIEQIAAQMRAKKLPWLEDIRDESDHANPVRVVLIPRSNRVDAEQLMGHLFATTDLEKSYRVNLNIIGLDGRPQVKNLKTLLTEWLAFRSDTVTRRLKHRLEKVERRLHLLEGLLVAFLNLDEVIRIIRTEDEPKAALIARFALSEEQADYILETRLKQLARLEEMKIRGEQDELAAEREKLIATLDSKAKLKKLIKDELTADAKKFGDARMSPLVQRDAAQALDETELVASEPMTVVLSEKGWIRAAKGHDVDAATLSYRDGDSLLGAVRSRSTQQVAFLDSEGRSYSTAVHTLPSARGNGEPLTGRFSPAPGASFQTLATGDNDARFVLASSHGYGFVTRFENLTGRQKAGKAMLNLTAGAKVLQPAPVANTEADRIVAVTSAGHLLAFPISDLPELDKGKGNKIIEIPKAKLGTERVVAIAAVSPGSTLLVKSGQRTMSLSFKDLDEYVGARASRGGLLPRGWQKVDGLEVQ
- a CDS encoding SLC13 family permease, giving the protein MELQQILFLSILAITLVLFISERLRIDLVALLALLALTLTGILEPRDALSGFASEPAIIVAAVFVLSAGLSATGITDRIGAGIGRAAGGSEWRTIAVVMPATAALAAFSHHVMVTAMMLPILMRIAREQKLAASRLLMPMSLAASLGTTLTLFSAPAFLLSNDLIKRAGLPALDIFAVTPIGAALVVLGTAYMLLSRWLLPRREGETPQGDYLKLDRYYTELLVQEASPWVGKTRGEFAEAFDGRLQVVDWLRHGMRRRNQRPDSRLAEGDVLLVRASPDEIASIRNEPGLALHAVAKYGEKPGEDPKTEALGEEQLVQAVVAPHSEFVGRSVADIDFLRNLSVVVVGLWRREGWLHGELSEMVLQEGDLLVLWGQQQNFEPLATHHGFLMLMPFGGHEKPRRRAPVALLIMAAAVTAAATELLPPHVAFLAGAVAMVLTRCVDIERAYQEIDVRIFVMIAGVIPMGIAMEKTGTAALVADLLLNHAAHWSPLALLLVMFGTAALLTQILSDAATTVLLAPIALALASSLGLDPVPFVVCTAMGAVASFLTPIGHHGNLLILNPGRYTFGDFLRVGIPLTLAIAFTTAWLARWLWLDGPLLPGSNG
- the asnB gene encoding asparagine synthase B, which gives rise to MCSIFGIFGLQPGDDHAALRRQALELSQRQRHRGPDWSGVYLDDGAILVHERLAIVDPAGGSQPLLSEDGGLALAVNGEIYNHRELKKALAQPYAFQTGSDCEVINALYREDTPASFLNRLNGIFAFALWDKAKGRVLVARDTMGVCPLYWGHDREGRLRVASEMKSLVDSCADVAQFPPGHYYDSASGELVKYYQRPWRDYDAVADVEVDRQELREAFERAVHRQLMTDVPYGVLLSGGLDSSLVTAVAARYARHRIEEDDKSEAWWPRLHSFAIGLKGSPDLAAAAVAAQALDTVHHGFEYTFEEGLDALPEVIRHIETYDVTTIRASTPMYLLARRIKAMGVKMVLSGEGSDEIFGGYLYFHKAPNAREFHEELVRKLDALHNYDCLRANKSMMAWGVEPRVPFLDREFMDVAMRMDARYKMVEKRSTGPERMEKGILRAAFEGYLPDSILWRQKEQFSDGVGYGWIDGLKAHAEAQVSDRELAAAARRFPVNPPLTKEAYYYRSLFEQFFPTPAAAETVPGGKSIACSSPAAIAWDASFANAADPSGRAVAGVHESALQASPT
- a CDS encoding nuclear transport factor 2 family protein; translation: MTPSEVVREWVRRFNAADVEGLATLYAEDAVNHQVVTDPLHGRAAITSLFRTEFARATMVCEVEQILQDGEWAVLEWRDPLGLRGCGFFHVRNDRIVFQRGYFEQLSFFRQQGLPVPDRYLA
- a CDS encoding thiopurine S-methyltransferase; translated protein: MDADFWLQRWQEGQIGFHRDDVMPLLEKHWSSLQLSAGSRVLVPLCGKSLDMHWLAAQGHRVLGVELSPLAVTQFFEEAGLEPVRTTTRYGEHFSAGPVEIILGDAFALDPALLADVAGVYDRAALIALPPDLRLRYRDTVYASLPAGCQGLLITLEYAQAEKAGPPFSVAQQEVETLFAAPWRHTLLERRDILDQEPRFREEGLSALETAVYRLRRA
- a CDS encoding penicillin acylase family protein — its product is MLRWTRRIALLLLALIVVAVLVAWWLVRGSLPRLEGEVALTGLTAPVSIERDALGVVTIDAASEADALRALGYVHAQERYFEMDLMRRTSAGELAELFGPIAVNLDKERRVHRIRARVGKDLEAFAGDRLPQLQAYADGVNAGLGALRSRPWPYLLLRQTPRRWEALDSALTGYAMYFDLQDSQNVRELGLWKIGQHVPSSLHQLLMHDGTEWDAPLFGEARGNAVLPTAEQVDLRKLPMPDAATHRRLADKGTPGSNNWAVAGALTTDGRAIVADDMHLGLRAPNIWFRARLRYPDVRAPGGRVDVSGFTLPGLPAVIVGSNGHVAWGFTNSYADTADWYPVRPCGKGAPPAAGCDAVVRHQESIKVAGQDAVGFEVTESRYGPVMHEAGASRPALALRWVAHQPGALNFGLSDFARAGDLSAALAVAQRTATPAQNLIIADHNGRIAWRILGPLASRAGACPSPLQDTAAAVDAAAAAPIACLPWDTSTQLAPVLTAPTQHRLWTANARVLDGAALARAGDGGYALGARAKQIRDGLFARETFTEKDLLAIQLDDRALFLQRWWDLLQDEAKRRPAGSPMKALAEAGKTWEGRASADSVSYRIVRAWRLAVHARIADGLTAPAQAALGDDFIMPDLPQLEGIVWPLLEQRPMHLLSRRFDSWEALMEDAASEVRDDLSETGPLAQRSWGERNSAKICHPLANALPGAIKSSLCMPAEPLDGDGAMPRVQGPAFGASERMVVSPGHEADGIIHMPGGQSGHPMSPFWGAGHDDWVHGRPTPFLPGTAAYTLTLRPKVN